A region of the Melanotaenia boesemani isolate fMelBoe1 chromosome 6, fMelBoe1.pri, whole genome shotgun sequence genome:
AACATGCtactttttaaacagatttgtttGGTTCATGGCAAGCCTGATAACTAAACTGAAGAGAACAAAGATCTTTTGTGTCATACTCGGTCTTAACCAGGCTACACTTTCACTCTCAAGCAGTTGCTATATATCAGGGTCAATGTCATACCCTGCAGCTGTGTTACTGCCACCCAGTACTACATTcccccccacccctccaccGTCATTCCAAAAGTCACTATTCGTTAACAAACTTCAAGGGTCATTAACTTTAGAGATGGCATATGGGGGGGCAGGATGGCCTGTGCAAGTAGGCAAATGAGTTATGAGTTTTTTGACAATAGAGGAATGCCTGTCTATATCTTTAAAATCAGAAGGTCACCCACGGCCCACCCCTGAGCTCTGCCActgctccccccccccccaagcgTAAGAGTCTCGTTGCTGGGGGGAATGAAAGGAGAGCTTGAGGAGGAACAGTAGCTTGTCTGTGCTTGGGTCGCATAGTCAGATAGGGGTCCCGGAACTGCGCACACAGTGTTTTGACCCCTGGGCTCTCCTCAATGACCTACACCCCCTTGGCTTATGGACAGTGGGCCTCAAGGTCCTGGTTCACGCACACTCTTTCAGCATTGTGACGCAATAACAGAGGGCAGGGGGGATGAGAGGAAAGCGAAGATGGGAGAGGGGGGGGAGTTGGCTGAGGATGTAATTCATTCATGAACACAGGATACAACACAATTGTGGCATGAATGGTCGAACAATGTAATGTCCCAACAGTAAAAtgtatgcattttaaaatgtaagccAGCTTTATGGATGCATATTAATTGatgtgcattaaaacatctAGCGATTTAAAGCTTGTTGCTTTAATAAATTTCTAATGAGAAATAAACCAGAATTACTTCTTCCCCATTTTACCTTACCTTTGCTCTGGTCAACAGTGTTTGGACCAAGGCCATTGGCCCCTCTCCTGCAGCCCTTCAACCTTTCACAATGCCTGTTGACACATTCGTCTGGTTCCCTCCCTCCCGTCTTCGCCTTCGATGTCTCCCAGGAGGGGCTGATGGATGGGCTCCGTTTATGAAGCTGCTGCCACCACAATGATCAATCAAGTCTGGGTCAGATCTGCTGTTGGGCACCAGGTCTTTAGTCTAGTCACACGTTAggttaaagaaaataagcaCACTTGCAGTTCGGCTATACTCACCACACACACTTGCACGGCCACATAGAGAATGATGGGAGATTAAGACTTATTGGGCAATTTGAAGTGAGCTATAGGGCAAGTAATTGTTTTATTGCCATCAACGCTTGTTAATTGACATCTTAATCATACTTCATCTTGTTAGCTCCAGCTGTGTCTACTCTGCTGACACATAAAAAAGGTCTGTAAATTAAATACTGGATTCCTTGCTTCAGTTGAACTTTTATcaacttttcaccacaagctACATGAGCATACAAAAAGAATAAGAAGCAAGACTGCTGATAACTGGCCCAACTGTGTGTGAATACAGTAAATAAGTCAGAGTGAAGTCTTCAcaagtcaaaaagaaaaacacaaatatattaaCTGAAGATACTCATGAAGAATTCACCACTGGAATAAAGCAGGAAATCAACATGTCGTATAATCAGATAAGAATATAAATTCTTTGGCTGCCTTTGAAAAAGCTTCGAGAAGGAGCATCAGTCTGTTCTGACAGGTTAGAAAGTCAGATTTATAGTCCAAGTCCACAGCTTCTCGACTCAATCAGTGACCTGCAGTTCTGAAAGACTGAACAAATATGAGTGAAAAGTCATTCAGACTTTAGTAACTACAATTTAAACCTCAAGTCTCTTTGTTAGGTCATACTAGAAACTCCTTGCGCAATAACTGCTCTATGATATAGCATCCTGAGACAGCAACTATTTATCCTGTTGAAGAACACTAATGCCCCCTAGTGGTGATGTAAACCACAACATCCCATCTGCTGCTCAAATTCAGTCCAGCTACTTTTCTAAAATCATCCCTGTGCAGCTTCCTACTCATACAGTCTTAAAATCTGTTCCAAAAGGTTAAGTTACAAGCTACCGCCATgtcaagaaaacaaatcaacttccaggtttgtgttttttttatttgaaagaaactaaaaagcCATAAATATGTTCAAAACTGCATTGAGGAAAAGAATAACCATCCTGTTTCTGCTTGAATGAAAGCCGTGTAGTTCCATTTGACACAAGTCCATTATGCTGCAACCATGACTTcgacaacattttttttttcccccctcaagTTGCCAGGTTGGCCTTTCTCAGCGTTTTCTCTTGGCCTCAAACTTGTAGATAGctgctgtagttgttgtttccttttttaccTTCACCTTCTTAGTCTTATCCTGAAACATAAAGAaacattgaaaaagaaaaaaaagcttcagaCAGTCATAAACTGGCATCAAAACACTTCTCATGTGTAAGGCTTCTCACCTGTAGGTCCTTACGGGTCTGAATTTTCTGGCTGatgacaaacattttcttttctctgtcaaTCCTCTGGGAAAGAATCTTATACTGATGCTTCCCTTGTTTGGCCAGcttctacttaaaaaaaaggacatgaCACTACCATCAGTGGGTAAAACTGAAGAGGCTTACGTCAACATTCATCAACAATTAATTTcctaaaagtttaattttgtgtttctttttagtACAATCAACACTAATAAATATCACAGACCGCAACACTGCGAGGGTCAACAGCTCCCTGGATGCTCCTAGTCTCCAGTGTTTTCAGAGTTGGTCTGTTGTACACTCTGTCCACCAGCTCCGGAGCCGTGTCAAGGTGGCTCGCCAGGTTAAATGTCTGAACTGAAGGCACACAGgtttattacagaaaaaataaattaattaaaaaaaactgtcatcaaTTACAATATTTTACCATGTAACATTTGCAAGGATTCATTAGTTTTTGCATTTACCTTGTTTCTTGGAATCCACAAAGAAGGtatgcttgtttttctgtttactttctGCATCCAGAAGATGGAGTTCTCCTTTTAGTCTCTCAATTTTCTGATAGCACATTATAATCAAAAGGAATGTTAGAGGACACACCGACAGTGGAAAGCATATTCTGTACGCTCATGCTTCGCTCCACAGTGTCAATACATTCATTACTGCTGACAGCTCAGTGTGCATGTGTAATCATCTTTCGTACAACAGcagcattaaaaattaaatagtgCTAATACCACCAATAGGCCCTATATTCGTATTGAATATGGCTTGTGACAAAGGTGCCTTGTCAAAGTTTAGCTGTGTTGGCTCACTAGCAGAACATTGCAAAAGgcaaattattaattttagttATAAGAAGTTTAAACGGTCACTGTTTTGTAATGTGTTGTCATGTCTTTTCtgtattaaaaaatgaagaGTTGCTGACATccagtggtaaagatgggctgagaaattacttcaaatgccaagcacagttgtgaatgaacGGTGGCCATCTGCTagcaaaattcttccagacatgaacatgttttcatccaGCGGCCTCAGAGGCAGCGATGACTTCACTAAAGGTAACAATTTCAGCAttttgtacatgtgtactgttttcttctatgtgccttttaaggtgttacttatcccaaacggtgctctagcacctatcaaacaaagccactAAAAGAGGACCTGTGGAGATAATCAATTCTACGAGGATAAATATTGGTGAGTACACTTCCAATTTGAGAAATTTCAGTTTTACCAATGGCCACACCTCcagtgcctttttttttccagtcaaaTACTCCGATGTGAACTGGAGAACAATTAACAATAACACCTGCAATGTTATTTACAGCTAAACTTTGATGCCGTTCACAGCTGTTGTGTTGCAGAAAACAATGCAAACaaggtgtaatttttttttccttatatgATGCATCCTGTACCTTTGGACCTTTGTGTTCCACACAGACATTTCTTTTCTGGACCATGGATTACCCCCCAAAAAAGGGATCGCAGCAGAGATACGGTATTTATGCAGAAGATGTCAGTTCTAGTAGATGGTCTcacatagaaataaaataacagtttgCAGCACTGTATTTAGATCTGCCCAATTGTGAGCACATCATTACCGAGGCATGTTAATGCTGAGGATGATTTAGTCAAACTGAATGACAAATGACAAAACAGAATGGACTATGCATTACATTAAATAAGTCTTGGGGATATTTAACATACCTTAGACTCTGCAACCCTTTTCATCTCCACGTATTTGATATCCTGTGTCCTCATCACTTTCTTCTGCTCCTCTgtcacctccacctcttctttgGCTTCTTTCATCACATGAACTCCATCCTACCAGCATGTCACAAAGCAAAGCCAACAAATAAATCATGCAAAGATTAAAACACAGCTGAATCTATAATGTGTTGCTATGGAAGTTATGCTGATTATTACCTCCAGTTTAGAGCTGATCATCTTATAGTAAAACTCATCTGGATTCTTTTCCAGAGCTTTCTTTCGCAAGGCGGCAAGggtgttttgtttcttgtgaT
Encoded here:
- the utp11 gene encoding probable U3 small nucleolar RNA-associated protein 11, which encodes MSSFRKALKSRQRNHHERSQPSFRKNLGLLEKKKDYKLRANDHHKKQNTLAALRKKALEKNPDEFYYKMISSKLEDGVHVMKEAKEEVEVTEEQKKVMRTQDIKYVEMKRVAESKKIERLKGELHLLDAESKQKNKHTFFVDSKKQVQTFNLASHLDTAPELVDRVYNRPTLKTLETRSIQGAVDPRSVAKLAKQGKHQYKILSQRIDREKKMFVISQKIQTRKDLQDKTKKVKVKKETTTTAAIYKFEAKRKR